A window of Streptomyces sp. NBC_01142 genomic DNA:
GGCTCGTCCCGCGGTACGCCGATGTCTCCGCGCTGCTGCGCGACCGGCGGCTGGGCCGGACGTATCTGCACCGTTTCACGCACGAGGAGTTCGGGCGTACGGCCCCGCCCGCCGCGCACGAGCCGTTCCACACGCTCAACGACAACGGGATGCTCGATCTGGAGGCCCCCGACCACACCCGCATCCGGCGGCTCGTGTCGAAGGCCTTCACTCCGCGGACCGTCGAGGCGCTGGTACCCACCGTGGAGCGGCTCGCCGCCGAGATGGTCGCCGGGGTCCGGGACGCCGGCGGGGGTGATCTGCTCGCCGAGGTCGCCGAGCCGCTGCCCGTCGCCGTCATCGCCGAGATGCTCGGCATCCCGGCCGCCGACCGCGCACTGCTCCGTCCCTGGTCGGCGGACATCTGCGGGATGTTCGAGCTGAACCCTTCCGAGGAGACGGCGGCCCGCGCCGTGCGGGCATCGCTGGAATTCAGCGCGTATCTGAGGGAGCTGATAGCCCGGCGGCGCACCGCGCCAGGCGAGGACCTGATCTCCGCGCTCATCGCCGCGCACGACGAGGGCGACCGGCTCAGCGAGCAGGAGATGATCTCCACCTGTGTGCTGCTGCTGAACGCCGGTCACGAGGCGACGGTCAACACCACCGCGAACGGCTGGTGGACCCTCTTCCGCCACCCCGAGCAGCTTGCCGCCCTCCGTGCCGATCCCACCCTTCTGTCCACAGCTGTGGAAGAACTGATGCGCTACGACACCCCGCTCCAGATGTTCGAGCGCTGGGTTCTCGACGACATCGAGATCGACGGAACGGTCATCCCGCGCGGCTCCGAGCTCGCTCTGCTCTTCGGCTCGGCCAACCGGGACCCGGCGAAGTTCGACCACCCGGACACCCTCGACCTCTCCCGCCCCGACAATCCTCATGTCACCTTCGGCGCGGGCATCCACTACTGCCTCGGCGCCCCACTCGCCCGCATCGAGCTGGCCGCGTCCTTCGGTGAGCTGCTCCGCGAGGCCCCGACGATGAAGCTCGCGGCGGAGCCCGTGTGGAAGCCGGGCTATGTCATCCGCGGCGTCCAGGAGCTCCTCGTACAGCTGTAGCCGACCGGTACGAAAGGCATGGCGCCCGGACTCCGCCACGGGTCCGGGCACCGCGCGTTCCTCGGGGCAGCCCGAGCGGATCAGCCCGTCCGGCGTCTGAGGACGAACCGGCTGCCGGACGGCGTACGGCCCCGCCGGCCCCCGGCCCCGCTAACTCCCCGCCCCGGCAGCCGCCGCCTCCGCACCCGCCACCGCCGGCAGCGTCAAACCCCACGCCTCCGGCCGCAACGTCCACGTCCGGGTCCGTACCGGCCCCGTGATCAGCGCATCCGCCCGGTATCGGAAGTCCGCTCCCGACACCGTCACCGTCAGCGCACGCGCCTTCACCGGCTCCGTGTCCGCGCCGTGGCGGACCGTCACCTCCGCGCGCCCGTCGCCCGCGCGAACCGTGACCGCCTCCACCACCCTGTCGAGGTCGGTCAGGAGCACGCCGTCCGCCTCGACCCGCAGCCGGTGCGTACGCACGACCTGGGCGGGCGGCGCCGCCGGCCGCACCAGGGTGCGGACCAGGGAGCGGCAGGTGTCCCACACCCAGACGCCCGTGACGGAAGTGGTCGCTCCCCGCGCCGGTCCCCGTGCCGCCGGGATGCTCAGGTCGCCGAGCACCACTCCGTCGCTCTCGTCCACCAGCAGGTCAAGACGGCGTACGGCCCCGTCCAGCACCGCACGCGCCGCCGCCACCGGCCCTTCCGGCACGCCGAGCGAGTGCGCCAGCTCCACCGACGCCCCTACCGGGACCAGCCCCAGCGCCCCGTCGCCCAGCCACCGGTCCCGGTGCAGCAGTGCCACCGCCCGCAGCAGAGCCCGGTCGTCGCCGACCACCACGGGCCGCCGACTGCCTCTGCGGGCGAGCGCCCGCGCAAACTCCTCCGGTCCCTCGGGGAGGCAGATTTTCGCCTCCGCCCCGCCACACAGCACATCCTTCGCGATTCGCACGGACTCGCCGTCACTTCGGCGGGCGACCGGGTCGATGACCACCAGTAGCTGGTCGTGAGCCGACACCTCGGTCCTTCCTCGGGTAGCATCTTTGTGCAAGAGCCCCTTGCGCTATTGCGCCAGGGGCTTCGTCTATTCCGGGGCAACCGGTCCGAAGACTCAGGCACGGCTCAGGCCCCCTGACCTTGGTCTTGCCCCGCCCGGAAGGGGTGTACGCCTGTGCCCGCACTTGTGCTGCTCGGTGCTCAGTGGGGTGACGAAGGCAAGGGAAAGGCCACCGACCTGCTCGGTGGATCCGTGGATTATGTTGTGCGCTATCAGGGCGGTAACAACGCCGGCCACACGGTTGTCGTCGGCGACCAGAAGTATGCGCTGCATCTCCTCCCTTCCGGAATCCTCTCGCCCGGATGTACTCCGGTCATCGGCAACGGCGTCGTTGTGGATCCGGCGGTTCTGCTCTCCGAGCTGAGCGGGCTGAACGACCGCGGCGTCGACACGTCCAAGCTGCTGATCAGCGGAAACGCTCACCTGATCACTCCGTACAACGTCACCGTCGACAAGGTGACGGAACGGTTCCTCGGGAAGCGGAAGATCGGCACGACCGGCCGTGGCATCGGCCCGACGTACGCGGACAAGATCAACCGCGTCGGCATTCGCGTCCAGGACCTCTACGACGAGTCGATCCTGGAGCAGAAGGTCGAGGCGGCGCTGGAGTCCAAGAACCAGCTGCTCGCCAAGGTCTACAACCGGCGCGCGATCGAGGCCGACAAGATCGTCGAGGAGATGCTCCAGTACGCGGAGCAGCTCAAGCCGTACGTCGCCGACACCACGCTGATCCTGAACAACGCCATCGACGAGGGCAAGGTCGTCCTCTTCGAGGGCGGCCAGGGCACGCTGCTCGACGTCGACCACGGCACGTATCCCTTCGTGACCTCGTCGAACCCGACCGCGGGCGGCGCCTGCACGGGTGCGGGCGTGGGCCCGACGAAGATCAGCCGGGTCATCGGCATCCTCAAGGCCTACACCACGCGTGTCGGCGCGGGCCCGTTCCCCACGGAGCTCTTCGACGCGGACGGCGAGGCACTGCGCCGCATCGGCCACGAGCGGGGCGTGACCACCGGCCGTGACCGCCGCTGCGGCTGGTTCGACGCGGTCATCGCGCGGTACGCGACCCGGGTCAACGGCCTCACGGACTTCTTCCTCACCAAGCTCGACGTGCTGACCGGCTGGGAGCAGATCCCGGTGTGTGTCGCGTACGAGATCGACGGCAAGCGCGTCGAGGAGCTCCCGTACAGCCAGTCCGACTTCCACCACGCGAAGCCCATCTACGAGATGCTGCCGGGCTGGTCGGAGGACATCACCAAGGCGAAGACCTTCGCGGACCTGCCGAAGAACGCGCAGGACTACGTGAAGGCGCTGGAGGAGATGTCGGGCGCGCCGATCTCGGCGATCGGCGTCGGCCCCGGCCGTACCGAGACGATCGAGATCAACTCGTTCATCTGATCCGGGAGTCCGTTTTCCCGCAGAGCGCCCCGGTTCTCGCAGAGTGCCCCGGCCGGCCTTTCGGCCGGCCGGGGCGCTCTGCGTTCCTCCAGATACCGGTACGTGCGGCGCGGCGCCGGCGTTCAGTCCTCGCCGCAGATGCGCAGTCCCTTCGGGGTCGCGCACGGCAGATGGCCATGGGTGCGGATGACGTCCTGCCCGCTGCCCCGGCTCAGGTAGCCGAGGAAGCTGGAGGCGAGTGAGTCGGCGGGCGGCTGGCCGAAGGTGTAGGCGTACTCGATCTCCCGGTACGGGTACGCGCTCTTGCCGATGTCGTCGACGGACGGGGCGTCTCCCGCGATGTCGAGCCGGTGCAGCCCCTTCAGGCCGGTCCCGGCCCGCAGCTCGCTGTAGCCGATCGCGCCCGGCAGCCGGGCCACGGTCGTCAGCACCTGTTCCGTGCTGTCGAGTTCGCAGCGTACGACCGTCGCCTCCGGATCGTCCTTGCGCTCGCAGTCGCGGGAGGAGTTGGCCGGCTCGTTCCGCTCCAGTACGCGGCGCTGGAACACCTCGCGGGTGCCGGAGTTGGCGTCCCTGCTGACCAGGTGGACGCGAAGGTCGGGGCCGCCGAGGTCCTTCCAGTTGCTGATCTCTCCCCGGTAGAGCTTCTGGATGTCGGCGATCGACAGGTTCCGCAGCGGCACACGGTCATTGACGACGAGGGCGAACACGGAGACGGCGACGCGGGTGTCCCGCAGCTGCGGATAGCCGTCCGGCTTGGGACCGTCGGAGAGGGCGATCAGCGCCGGGGAGCCCTTCTTGGCACGGGCGCCCGTGTCGGCCAGTGCCCGTATCCCCGCCGTGCTGCCATGGGCGTCCACGGTGACCGTGGCCCCTTCGCAGTCGTTCTCGTACTTCTTCGCCAGCTCCTGCACCACCGGGGCGAAGGCGGTGGATCCGGTCACGGTCAGCGCGCCCTTCGCGCAGCCGATGGGCGGCGGAGCGTCCTCCCGTACGACGATGATGGACGCGAGCGTGACCACACAGGCGGTGAGCAGCACGGTGATCAGCCGGGCGGGTCTGCTGAACTGCGGGGGCTTGTCGTCGGGCGTCGTGCTCCGGTTGGGCATCACCTCGCCGTCGCGGATGCCGCCGGTGACGGTGACCTCGCTGCCCACTCCCGCGCCGGTGAGCAGCACCAGCAGTTTGAAGTGCTGGCCGCGGTTGAGCGGGACGCGCGGCAGATAGATCGTGCTGCCGGTGTGCCGCATGCCCGCGGCCGGGGCGAAGTGGTCCATCAGGTGGTCGGCGCCGGGCGGCTGGGTGACGGCGATGGCCCGGATGGTGCGGTCGGTGAACTCGGCGGTCAGGCCGTGCAGTTCGCGGCCGGTGTAGTCGTTGTCCGCGATGCTCTGCGAGCCGTCGTTCTCGATGCGCAGCAGTACGAGGGTGGCGTCGGACATGTCCGGGGTCTCGTTGAACAGCCCGAGCCGGATGTTCGGCCGCCCACTGCGGACGTTGCTGCCGATGGGGGTGTCCATCTGTACGCGGTAGCCGATGCGTTTGCGGCGCGGTACCCGGCGCTCGTACCAGAGCACGCCGGCGGAGGCCAGGATGCCGAGCACGGCGGTGAGCACGGCAACGACGTTCTCGGCGCTGAGCCACTCCACGGGGTTCTCCTCGCACTCCTTCGCGGGCGCGGCCACCGTACGAGAGTGCGAGCGGCGGGGGAGCGGCTTGGCGGTTCCGACGCCGGATGTTCGCCGACCGTTCAGGGTGTCGGGCGGGGGTGGGGCGACCTCACTCTGACGGGTGAACGATCTCGATGTGGCGGGTGGGTCAACTCTGGCGCTGGCATAGTCCGTTGGCACATGCCCAATCCATGGCGCATGACGTGCCATCCGGCCGAACGGAAGCGAAGACGAATGACCTTGTTACTTGCCCCGCCCGAGACGGTATACCGGCGGTATACTGCCGTCATGGCTGACACCACCGTCAAGGTTGACCCCGCTGTCCGCGACCGCCTCCTGGTGCTTGCCCGCGAGCGCGGCATGACGATGCGCGACCTGATCGCGGAGCTGGCGGGAGCGACGCCGACGAAGGAGGAGCTCCAGAAGCGGTACGAGGAGACCAAGGCGTACTGCGAGACCCACTTCGGCGTGACCCTCACGGACGAGGACCACGACAGGGCCGAGAACGTATGGCAGGAGCTCGAGGCCGGCCGGCCTGTGGACAGCCTGTGAGTCGTTCCACGGCAGTCGTCTACGACAACTCTGCACTGCTCGCGCTGGGCTCGGGCAATGTCCTGGCTTCACAGTTCATTGCCAACACGCAGCGGGGACCAACCCGGCACGTCTTTGTCCCGGCCATGTGTCTTGCGGCGGCCGACGGCGCACGAAGGGGCTTGGCGGACCACATCGGGGCTCTGCCCGCCGCAGAGATCGTGGAGCTGGACTTCGCGGGCGCCTCGGCAGTAGGGGCGCTCGTGCGTGACGGTGTGGAGTGGCGGATCGGCCACGCCATCCACCTCTCCCGCCCGACCATCGACTGGCCGGACGGAAGACCTGTGGTGACCGCGCTGCCGGATCTGTACGCGGACATGCCGCTCGTACGGACGATCAGGCTGCCCGAGCAGCGCTGACAGGCCCAGCCGCGGGGCCCGGGATCGCGCCCGGGCCCCGCAGCCGGCGCGCAGGCGCAGACGGGCGCTCCCCCGGGGGCTTCTCCTGTGCCGGCGGTACGGGGGGCATCAGGCCCGCGCCCCGACCCCGCGGCGGTAGCCTGCGGCCATGAGTAACTGGCTGCCGGACACCGAGCCGCTGTCCGATCCCGAGGCGGTCATCGCTCCGGACATCACCGAGACCGAGTGCCGTCAGTGCGGCACACGCGTCGCCGGTCTGGACGGGCGATACGCCTGCGGCGTCTGCGGCTGGGTCAACGATCATTCCGAAGGCCACCGGCCGCTTCCTCCCGCCGGGGCCGACGTCGACTTCCCGGGCAGGAAGCAGGTCAGGGCTCCCCGGCCCGGCGGGTCGGCCGTCAGCGGGCGGTGACGGGGCGCAGCACACACCTCGCCGGACCAGCCGCCCGCAGGGTGATGCCCGTGTCCACCGGGACCTCGACATCGACGGCCGCGAGCTCGTACTCCTGCAGGATCATCGCGAGCGCCAGCACCGACTCCAGCATCGAGAAGTGCTGACCGATACAGGCCCGTGGCCCGCCCCCGAACGGGAACCAGGCATACCGGGGGCGTTCCTTCTCGCGCTCCGGCGTGAACCGCTCCGGGTCGAACCGTTCCGGGTCGTCCCAGTACCGGGGATGGCGGTGCGTCACCCACGGCGCCACGATCACATCCGCACCGGCCGGGATCGTGTGCCCCCCGACCTCGGCAGCGGCGACGGCCCGGCGTCCGACGACCGGCCCCGCCGGGTAGAGCCGCATGGCCTCCTTGAGGACCTTCGTCAGATACGGGAGTGCGTCGAGATCGGCGGCCTCGGGCCGCCGCCCGGACAGTACGCGGACGACCTCGTCCCGCGCCTGCTCCTGCTCCTTCGGATGGCGGGCCAGCAGATGCAGCGCGAACGCGAGCGAGGTCGCCGTGGTCTCGTGCCCGGCGAGCAGGAAGATCAGTACCTGGTCGCGGATCTCGGACGCGTCGAGGCTCCCGTCCTCCGCGCTCTCGGCCTGGCTGAGGAGCGTGAGCAGGTCGTCGCCGGTCGCGGAGCCGCGGTGGGCGCGGCGCTTCTCGATGATCCCGTCGCACACCGCGTACAGCTCGTCCGTCGCGGCGGCGGCCCGCCGGTTGGCGGGAGTGGGCCAGCTGCGCGGGAAGTTGGCGGGGGAGTAGCCGCGGGTGAGCGTGTACTCCCCGATGATCGGGAAGCACCGCTCCACGACGTCGACCGCCGCCTCGACGTCCGTGCCGAACAGGATGCGGGCGACCGCACGCAGAGTGAGCCGGGTCGTCTCGGTGGCCACGTCCACGGTGGCGTCCGGGGCGCTGCGCCAGGTGGAGAGCATGGCCGAGGTCTCGGCGGTGATGGAGTCGGCGTAGCCGTCGACCCGGCGGCGCGTGAACAGCGGCTGCACGAGCCGCCGCTGCCGGAGGTAGTCGGCGTCCTGGCTGGTCAGCAGACCGTTGCCGAACGACTCCCGGACCTCCTGGTAGAAGGAGTTGTCCTTGCGGAAGTTGGCCGATTCCGTGGCCAGTACCTGCTGGGCGCCCTCGGCGGAGAACACCGCGTACAGCTCGGCCCGCAGTCCGGGAGGGCCCGCGGTGATCCTGACGACGTCTCCGTGTTCGCGCTGTGCGTTGAGGAAGGTGCCGAGCGAGTCCCGCTTGAGCTCGAACATCGAGCCCAGCAACGGCAGCCCCGCCGGACCGGGTACCGGTGTGCCAGTGATCGTCATGGCTCCGCCTACGTAGGGGTTCAGCTCGCCCAGTCGAGGAAGTTCGTCCAGGTGGTGGGGGCGACGGCGAAGGTGGGGCCGTCGGTGACCTTGGAGTCGCGGATGTGGACGCTGTGGGGGCAGGCGGCGACCTCGACGCAGTTGCCGGTGCAGTCGCTGCTGTACGAGGACTTGCGCCAGTCGAAGGCGACCTCGATGCAGTCGGCACCGCCGCTGTCGCTGTAGCTGGACTTGAACCACCGCAGGGTGTCGCTCATTGCTGGTCTCCTGCCAACCGCTCGATGAGGCCCAGCGATTCGTCCGGGCACAGGGCCTGTGAACGGATCTTCGCATACCGCTGGGTGTAGGTACTCACCTTTGCAGGATCGCTGATCAGCAGGCTTTCGTCCTGGGGCTCCATGTAGATCAGGTGGTCATGCTCGGGAGTCTCCAGCAGCTTCATCTCACCTCGCATACCTGCATGTTCGCCCCGACGCCCACGGTCCAGAGGTACTACCTGGACTGTGACATTGCGCCGCTGGGCGCACTCGGCAAGCTGGAGCAGCTGGCTGCGCATGATCTCCTGGCTACCGACGGTGCGATGCAGGGCAGACTCTTCGAGCACCAATTCGATCAGCGCGGGCGGGTCGCGGTCGAAGAGCGCCTTGCGGGCCATCCGCGCCTCGACCAGCTCTTCCACTCGATGGTCCGAGAGTGGGGGATACCCGCCGCCGATCAGTGCGCGGGCGTACTCCACGGTCTGGAACAGGCCGTCAACGACCAGCGTGATGTACGAGCACAGTGTCAGGGCTCGCTGCTCCAGCATTGCATAGTCCTTGAACTGAGCCGGGAGCTTGTCCAGGCGTACGTACTCCCTCGCCTGCTCGAAGATCCCCAGACCGTCCCCCAACACCCGCTCCAGCTTGATCAGCATCTCGTCGCTCGCAGGCTGCGCACACGTCTCCATTGCGCTCACCGCCGCGCCCGAGAAGCCGAGCTCGCTGCCCAATTGCTCCTGAGTCCATCCCTTCCGTACACGCATCTTGCGGGCAATATTCGCCACCAACCGCGTCGCTGAACCCGCCGTTTCCTTGTTCTCCGCTCGTGCCATTTGCGATCACCATTTCGACTCAACCGGACTCAACCGGTCTCAACCAGTCCCCGCCGAATTCGACTCACTTTGAAGGAAGTTCGCGCAGGTCAACCCCCGCCCGACGTCCTCTGCGAGTCATGGAAAACGCTAGCCAAGCTCACCCACACTGTTCTTGTGGATACGCAAAGTCGCGAAGTAAACCTCGATTGGATTCCGGCTTCCGGATTTCAACTCCGCAAGGCCGGTGTGCAATTCGATGCCGCCCGCGTCGACGGAGACGACGGCCGTCGGCTCGCCGATCTGCTGGAGACCATGACCGGCGGCGATCCCGGTCCCGTTGTCATAGAGGACTACGCGCGGCGGTCCGTGTACTTCCTCCTGCCGGCGGGGAGTACGTCACACCGGCCGTGGCCGCCCGGTGTGACGCGCCTCAACTCAGGTCCCTCTCACGTGAGTTACGTACCCGTGCCCGCACTGCGTGGGCGTACCTGGCCGCTGTCGTGGCGGTTTCCGCCGAGTGGACCGGGGCGGTTCGTCCACCCGCTGCTGCTGCTCAATGCGGCGGCCCTGCTGTTGAAGTGACCTGCGCTGTCCGGGACATGTCCCGGACAGCGAGAAGCGGGACGGGCCGGTCGTGCGGTGTCTACGGTCCATCGCCATGGACACCACACGGAGAAACATTCTGCGCGGCATGGCCGCCGCCCCACTGATGGCGACGGCCGGCGGGCTTCTCGTCCCCTCCACGGCGCAGGCGGCGGCCCCCGGTTTCACCCTGACGATGCGACGTGGCAGGTACGCCGGGTATCTCACCTGGGCCGCTGCCTGCGACGGACTTCAGGGACGTCTGTCCCCGGCGAATGTGGCGACGGTGCTCGCCACCGCCACTCGCCGCGGGATCGACCCCGGGGACTGGCACGACGGGGAGAAGGAAAAGGGCCGGAAGCCGGACGGGTTCGCGTACGGCTTTGCCTGGGACGACAAGACCAAGGACCCGCACGGGAAACTGGACGGCAGGACCAGGCAGTGGTACCCACAGGGCGTCACCACCAGCTACGACGGCTACGGCGGCGTCGAGCCGAGCAGCGGCAAGAAGGTCATGGCGGTGACCTGGTACGGCAAGGGCGACTACGAGCCGAGAGGCGCCCGCGTCACCTTTGCCGACGTGACGGGAGATCCCGAGAATCCGAAATACCAGCATGTGCTGCTGGTGGAACCCGTCCAGCGGCCGAAGCGCAGGGCCACCTTCGAACCGGTGAGAATCCACGCCGGGGGTATCGCCTGGGTCGGGAACTTCCTCTATGTCGCCAACAGGCCCGGGGACGACAAGGACTTCAGGCTGGGCGGACTGAGCGTCTTCGACATCAGCAAGATGGCCAAGGTGACGGGAGCGGACAAGGCCAAGGCGTACGGCTACGACTACATCCTTCCGCTGCACCACCTGTACGAGAACACGAGTGGCAGGCCGTGGCATTCGCAGGCGTCCCTGGACCGGACACAGGGCTCCGTGCACTCGCTCGTCGTCAGCGAGTTCTGGGACAAGCGCAGGGGGCGCGCCGTCCGCTGGGAGCTGGACACCAACGGATACATAGCCGACGACGGACAGTCCGACGGCGACTGGCCGCTCAACACCGCAAGGGTGCAGGGCGCGGTCAGCGTGGGCAGGGATGCGTACTACGCCGCCAACGTCGACACCCCGGCCGGCAAACCCGCCGAGCCGGGCAGACTGTGGCGCCATGCGGGCCGGGACGGCACGCCGGTTGTGTACGGAGTACTCGCCATCGGTCCCGAAGACCTCAGTTACGACGAGAGTCCGCGGCCCAGCCTCTGGTGTCTCGGTGAGCACCCGTCGCGGCGGCGTGTCTACCGGATCAGGCTCGGTGTGTGAGCCTCAGCTCGTCTTCGTGTACGTGATGGGTTCGCCGCTCGAGCCGACCAGTTCGCGCACGATCGTGGTGTCGTTCGGCATGTTCAGGCGGCTCCACTGGCCGGGGGAGCAGGTCTTCGGGTCGCCGAAGGTGACCTGGGTGGGGCCGAGTTCGAGCGGGGGGCCCGAGGCGCGGAGGGTGGCCGACCAGCGGCAGTCGTAGTTCGAGCCCGTTCCGGTCAGCGTCATGACGGTCTCGCCCGTCCCGCCCTGGGTGATCGTCATGACGCGGGTGTTGGTGCCGTCGGCGGTCTCGAAGGAGCCCTGCCAGGTGCCGACGTACTCCGCCGGGACGCCCCCGGCCGCGGGGGTCGTCGCGGGCGTGGCCCCGGGCGTGGCGGACGGGGTTTTTGTGCCAGGGGTTGTCGGGGCCGAGTTCGTCGACTGCGGCTTGGGGTCCTCCGGCTGGGCGGTCTTCTTGCCGTCCTTGCCCATGAAGGCGTAGACCGAGCCGCCCGCGACGACCGCGACGACCAGGGCCACCGCGATCAGGGCGGCGGTTGCTCCGCGGTTGCCGCGGCGTGGGGGTTCGGGGGCGTACGTCGGGAAGGCCTGGTGCGGTTGGTGGGGCTGGTGGGGGTACGGCTGCTGCTGCGGGTAGCCGTACGGCGGGGGCTGCTGCTGCGGGTAGCCGTATGCCGGGGGCGGGGGCGGGGGCGGGGCCGGGGCCGGGGCAGGGGCCGGGGGAGCGGGCATCGGCGGCGGGGGCGAGGGAGCCGAGATCATCGTCGGCAGCGCGTGCTCGCCCTGCGGTGCGACGGGTGCGGGCGGTGCGGGCGGTGCCGGATGTGCCGGAGGCGCCGGCGGTGTGTCCGCAGGCTGTTCCACCTCCAGCAACTGCACCGCGTGGCGGCCGAGCTGGGCGATCAGCGCGCCCGGCAGCCAGGGCTCCCCGTCCGCGTCGGAGGTCGTACGCTCCAGGATCTGCGCGAGCGACGGGCGGGCCTCGGGGTCCTTGTTCAGACAGTCGCGTACGAGACCGAGCAGGCCCTCGGGGAGGCCCGCCAGGTCCGGTTCCTCCTGCGCGATACGGAACATCAGCGCGTGGACGCCGCTGTCGGCCGAGCCGAAGGGGAACCGGCCCGTCGCCGCGTACGCCAGGACGGCGCCGAGGCAGAAGACGTCGCAGGCGGCGGTGACGCGGTCGCCGCGCACCTGCTCGGGGGCCATGAAGCCGGGGGAGCCGATGAGCGCGCCGGTGCGGGTGAGGCCACCGTCGGTGACCGTTTCCAGGGCGCGCGCTATGCCGAAGTCGATGACGCGCGGGCCGTCGATCGTGACCAGGATGTTGGAGGGCTTGAGGTCACGGTGGATGAGGTCGGCGCCGTGGATGTTCTCCAGCGCGTGCGCGAGGCCGGAGGCCAGGATGCGGACGCTGCGCTCGGGAAGGGGGCCGTGGTCGCCGGAGACGACGCTGTGGAGCGAGGGGCCCGCGACATAGCCGGTGGCGACCCAGGGGACGGGGGCCTCGGTGTCGGCGTCCAGGACGGGCGCGGTCCACTCGCCGCCGACGCGCAGCGCCGCCCGGACCTCCTGGCGGAAGCGGCTGCGGAACTCCTCCTGTTCGGCGAGTTCACCGCGCACGAGCTTGACGGCGACAGTGCGGCCGCGGTCGGAGCGGGCGAGGTAGACCTGGCCCATGCCGCCCGCGCCGAGGCGGGCCAGCAGCCGGTAGGCGCCGATGTGCTGCGGATCCCCTGGTGCCAGCTGCTCCATCGCCACGCGGCCCTTCCCCCCATACCGGACATGCTCTGTTCGGCGTTCGACGTCGACGTTCGACGGAGGAAGGATAGTGCGACCGCGCAGGGGCCAATGAGGTCAGTAACTGGCCTCGTTGGTGGCTACGGTCGGTCTCACGAACGCGACCCCCTATGCGAGGAGACTGTCATGGCCGTCAAGCCGGTTCCCGAGGGCTACACCAGCGTCACGCCGTGGATCATTTCGCAGGACACGGCAGGCGTCATCGACTTTCTGAAGGCCGCCTTCGGGGCGGTGGAGCTGCACCGGGTGACCGGCGGGGACGGGCGGATCGGACACGCGGAGGTACGGATCGGGGACGCGGTGGTCATGATGTTCGACGCGTCGAGCGCCGACTGGCCGCCGACGCCCGCGTTCCTCCGGCTGTACGTGGAGGACGCGGACGCCGTCCACCGGCGGGCGGTGGAGGCCGGCGGCACATCGGTGACCGAGGTGACGCATCTCTTCTTCGGGGACCGGGTGGGGCGCGTGCGCGACCCCTTCGGCAACCTCTACTGGATCCAGACGCACATCGAGGATGTGAGCGAGGAGGAGATGGAACGCCGCCTCGGCGACCCGGTGTTCACCGAGGCGATGGACTACGTCACGGGCGCGGACTTCTTCCCGGGGTCTCCGGGCTCTCCTCGCTGATGCTGTCCAGGGCCTCGGACAGCTGCTCCAGCACCCTTGCCGTCTCGGCGAACTGCTCGGTGC
This region includes:
- a CDS encoding DUF397 domain-containing protein, with protein sequence MSDTLRWFKSSYSDSGGADCIEVAFDWRKSSYSSDCTGNCVEVAACPHSVHIRDSKVTDGPTFAVAPTTWTNFLDWAS
- a CDS encoding diacylglycerol kinase, yielding MSAHDQLLVVIDPVARRSDGESVRIAKDVLCGGAEAKICLPEGPEEFARALARRGSRRPVVVGDDRALLRAVALLHRDRWLGDGALGLVPVGASVELAHSLGVPEGPVAAARAVLDGAVRRLDLLVDESDGVVLGDLSIPAARGPARGATTSVTGVWVWDTCRSLVRTLVRPAAPPAQVVRTHRLRVEADGVLLTDLDRVVEAVTVRAGDGRAEVTVRHGADTEPVKARALTVTVSGADFRYRADALITGPVRTRTWTLRPEAWGLTLPAVAGAEAAAAGAGS
- a CDS encoding cytochrome P450; translation: MTITGTPVPGPAGLPLLGSMFELKRDSLGTFLNAQREHGDVVRITAGPPGLRAELYAVFSAEGAQQVLATESANFRKDNSFYQEVRESFGNGLLTSQDADYLRQRRLVQPLFTRRRVDGYADSITAETSAMLSTWRSAPDATVDVATETTRLTLRAVARILFGTDVEAAVDVVERCFPIIGEYTLTRGYSPANFPRSWPTPANRRAAAATDELYAVCDGIIEKRRAHRGSATGDDLLTLLSQAESAEDGSLDASEIRDQVLIFLLAGHETTATSLAFALHLLARHPKEQEQARDEVVRVLSGRRPEAADLDALPYLTKVLKEAMRLYPAGPVVGRRAVAAAEVGGHTIPAGADVIVAPWVTHRHPRYWDDPERFDPERFTPEREKERPRYAWFPFGGGPRACIGQHFSMLESVLALAMILQEYELAAVDVEVPVDTGITLRAAGPARCVLRPVTAR
- a CDS encoding substrate-binding domain-containing protein → MEWLSAENVVAVLTAVLGILASAGVLWYERRVPRRKRIGYRVQMDTPIGSNVRSGRPNIRLGLFNETPDMSDATLVLLRIENDGSQSIADNDYTGRELHGLTAEFTDRTIRAIAVTQPPGADHLMDHFAPAAGMRHTGSTIYLPRVPLNRGQHFKLLVLLTGAGVGSEVTVTGGIRDGEVMPNRSTTPDDKPPQFSRPARLITVLLTACVVTLASIIVVREDAPPPIGCAKGALTVTGSTAFAPVVQELAKKYENDCEGATVTVDAHGSTAGIRALADTGARAKKGSPALIALSDGPKPDGYPQLRDTRVAVSVFALVVNDRVPLRNLSIADIQKLYRGEISNWKDLGGPDLRVHLVSRDANSGTREVFQRRVLERNEPANSSRDCERKDDPEATVVRCELDSTEQVLTTVARLPGAIGYSELRAGTGLKGLHRLDIAGDAPSVDDIGKSAYPYREIEYAYTFGQPPADSLASSFLGYLSRGSGQDVIRTHGHLPCATPKGLRICGED
- a CDS encoding helix-turn-helix transcriptional regulator, producing the protein MARAENKETAGSATRLVANIARKMRVRKGWTQEQLGSELGFSGAAVSAMETCAQPASDEMLIKLERVLGDGLGIFEQAREYVRLDKLPAQFKDYAMLEQRALTLCSYITLVVDGLFQTVEYARALIGGGYPPLSDHRVEELVEARMARKALFDRDPPALIELVLEESALHRTVGSQEIMRSQLLQLAECAQRRNVTVQVVPLDRGRRGEHAGMRGEMKLLETPEHDHLIYMEPQDESLLISDPAKVSTYTQRYAKIRSQALCPDESLGLIERLAGDQQ
- a CDS encoding cytochrome P450, with protein sequence MAETFDPWSPAFVADPYPAYAELRSRGRVHYYEPTRQWLVPRYADVSALLRDRRLGRTYLHRFTHEEFGRTAPPAAHEPFHTLNDNGMLDLEAPDHTRIRRLVSKAFTPRTVEALVPTVERLAAEMVAGVRDAGGGDLLAEVAEPLPVAVIAEMLGIPAADRALLRPWSADICGMFELNPSEETAARAVRASLEFSAYLRELIARRRTAPGEDLISALIAAHDEGDRLSEQEMISTCVLLLNAGHEATVNTTANGWWTLFRHPEQLAALRADPTLLSTAVEELMRYDTPLQMFERWVLDDIEIDGTVIPRGSELALLFGSANRDPAKFDHPDTLDLSRPDNPHVTFGAGIHYCLGAPLARIELAASFGELLREAPTMKLAAEPVWKPGYVIRGVQELLVQL
- a CDS encoding adenylosuccinate synthase, encoding MPALVLLGAQWGDEGKGKATDLLGGSVDYVVRYQGGNNAGHTVVVGDQKYALHLLPSGILSPGCTPVIGNGVVVDPAVLLSELSGLNDRGVDTSKLLISGNAHLITPYNVTVDKVTERFLGKRKIGTTGRGIGPTYADKINRVGIRVQDLYDESILEQKVEAALESKNQLLAKVYNRRAIEADKIVEEMLQYAEQLKPYVADTTLILNNAIDEGKVVLFEGGQGTLLDVDHGTYPFVTSSNPTAGGACTGAGVGPTKISRVIGILKAYTTRVGAGPFPTELFDADGEALRRIGHERGVTTGRDRRCGWFDAVIARYATRVNGLTDFFLTKLDVLTGWEQIPVCVAYEIDGKRVEELPYSQSDFHHAKPIYEMLPGWSEDITKAKTFADLPKNAQDYVKALEEMSGAPISAIGVGPGRTETIEINSFI